The Paraburkholderia sp. ZP32-5 genome includes a window with the following:
- the paaN gene encoding phenylacetic acid degradation protein PaaN, translating to MTHPLFTKHEDTLQKALAALETRGYWSPFTEMPSPKVYGETANADGEAAFKALLDKTFDLDQPSTGETIGTEVSPFGFPLGVRYPKADPNALIAASTAAQRDWRAAGPQAWIGVSLEILARLNRASFEIGYSVMHTTGQAFMMAFQAGGPHAQDRALEAVAYAWDQLRRTPADAHWEKPQGKNPPLAMHKRYTVVPRGIGLVLGCCTFPTWNGYPGLFADLATGNTVIVKPHPGAILPLALTVRIARDVLREAGFDPNVVTLLATEPNDGALVQELAQRPEIKLIDFTGSTQNGTWLERNAHQAQVYTEKAGVNQIVIDSVDDIKAAARNIAFSLALYSGQMCTAPQNIYVPRNGIRTAEGTLGFDDVAQALASAVQKLVADPARAVELLGAIQNDGVMQRIDEATKLGHVLAPSQTLEHPAFPGARVRTPLMLQLDAATDHAQFTKEWFGPISFVIATDSTAQSLDLAGAIAAEHGALTLSIYSTDNAVLDEAHEASIRGGVALSINLTGGVFVNQSAAFSDFHGTGANPAANAALADAAFVANRFRVVQSRIHVEPKAAPAVAG from the coding sequence ATGACACATCCGCTATTCACGAAGCACGAAGACACGCTGCAAAAGGCCCTCGCCGCGCTTGAAACGCGCGGCTACTGGAGCCCGTTCACCGAGATGCCTAGTCCAAAAGTGTACGGGGAAACAGCCAACGCGGACGGCGAAGCCGCATTCAAAGCGCTCCTCGACAAGACGTTCGACCTGGATCAGCCGTCGACGGGAGAAACCATCGGCACCGAAGTCTCGCCATTCGGCTTCCCCCTTGGCGTGCGCTACCCGAAGGCCGACCCGAACGCATTGATCGCCGCATCCACCGCTGCGCAGCGCGATTGGCGCGCGGCCGGCCCGCAGGCGTGGATCGGCGTCAGCCTGGAGATCCTCGCGCGACTGAATCGCGCAAGCTTCGAAATCGGCTACAGCGTGATGCACACAACCGGCCAGGCCTTCATGATGGCGTTTCAGGCCGGCGGCCCGCACGCCCAGGACCGCGCGCTCGAAGCGGTCGCGTATGCCTGGGATCAACTGCGCCGCACTCCCGCCGACGCCCACTGGGAAAAGCCCCAAGGCAAGAACCCGCCGCTCGCCATGCACAAGCGCTATACCGTCGTGCCGCGCGGTATCGGCCTCGTGCTGGGTTGCTGCACTTTCCCGACGTGGAACGGATATCCGGGACTTTTCGCCGATCTGGCCACCGGCAACACAGTCATCGTCAAGCCGCATCCGGGCGCGATCCTGCCGCTCGCATTGACCGTGCGCATCGCGCGTGACGTTTTGCGCGAAGCAGGCTTCGACCCGAACGTCGTCACCCTCCTGGCCACCGAGCCGAACGACGGCGCCCTCGTCCAGGAGCTGGCCCAACGTCCCGAAATCAAACTGATCGATTTCACCGGCAGCACGCAAAACGGTACGTGGCTCGAGCGCAATGCGCACCAGGCTCAGGTCTATACCGAAAAGGCCGGCGTCAATCAGATCGTGATCGACTCGGTCGACGACATCAAAGCCGCTGCCCGCAACATCGCATTCTCGTTGGCGCTCTACTCGGGCCAGATGTGCACCGCGCCGCAAAACATCTACGTGCCGCGCAACGGCATCCGCACCGCCGAGGGCACGCTCGGTTTCGATGACGTCGCTCAGGCGTTGGCCAGCGCGGTGCAAAAGCTCGTCGCCGATCCGGCTCGCGCAGTCGAACTGCTCGGCGCGATCCAGAACGACGGTGTCATGCAACGCATCGATGAAGCCACAAAGCTCGGCCACGTGCTCGCTCCGAGCCAGACGCTCGAGCATCCGGCCTTCCCCGGCGCTCGCGTGCGTACGCCTCTGATGCTGCAACTCGACGCCGCGACCGACCACGCGCAATTCACGAAAGAATGGTTCGGTCCGATTTCGTTCGTGATCGCAACGGACTCGACCGCGCAGTCGCTCGACCTCGCAGGCGCTATCGCCGCCGAGCACGGCGCACTGACGCTGTCGATCTACAGCACGGACAACGCAGTGCTCGACGAAGCACACGAAGCATCGATTCGCGGTGGCGTGGCACTCTCGATCAATCTGACCGGCGGCGTCTTCGTCAACCAGTCCGCGGCGTTCTCCGACTTCCACGGCACCGGCGCCAACCCGGCCGCCAATGCCGCGCTGGCCGATGCGGCCTTTGTCGCGAACCGCTTCCGTGTCGTTCAAAGCCGTATCCATGTTGAACCGAAAGCGGCGCCGGCGGTAGCCGGCTGA
- the pcaF gene encoding 3-oxoadipyl-CoA thiolase yields MTDAFICDAIRTPIGRYGGALKDVRADDLGAVPIKALIERNPGVDWRAVDDVIYGCANQAGEDNRNVARMSALLAGLPTDAPGATINRLCGSGMDAVGTAARAIKAGEARLMIAGGVESMTRAPFVMGKASSAFARQADIHDTTIGWRFINPLMKRQYGVDSMPETAENVAVEFGVSRADQDAFALASQQKAARAQRDGTLEEEIVGVDIPQKKGDPVRVLLDEHPRETSLESLGKLKGVVRPDGSVTAGNASGVNDGACALLLANQQAADQYGLRRRARVVGMATAGVEPRIMGIGPAPATQKLLRQLGMTLEQFDVIELNEAFASQGLAVLRTLGLRDDDPRVNPNGGAIALGHPLGASGARLITTALYQLERTNGRFALCTMCIGVGQGIALVIERL; encoded by the coding sequence ATGACCGACGCCTTCATCTGCGATGCAATCCGTACTCCGATCGGCCGCTACGGCGGTGCCCTGAAAGACGTCCGCGCCGACGACCTTGGCGCCGTGCCGATCAAAGCACTGATCGAGCGCAATCCGGGCGTCGACTGGCGCGCGGTCGACGACGTGATCTATGGCTGCGCGAATCAGGCCGGTGAAGACAACCGCAACGTCGCGCGGATGTCCGCGTTGCTGGCCGGCTTGCCCACCGACGCGCCGGGCGCAACCATCAACCGGTTGTGCGGCTCGGGTATGGACGCGGTCGGCACCGCCGCACGCGCGATCAAGGCCGGCGAAGCGCGCCTCATGATTGCCGGCGGCGTTGAAAGCATGACGCGCGCACCGTTTGTGATGGGCAAGGCGAGCAGCGCCTTCGCGCGGCAGGCCGATATCCATGACACGACCATCGGTTGGCGCTTTATCAACCCGCTGATGAAACGCCAGTACGGCGTCGACTCGATGCCGGAGACCGCGGAAAACGTCGCAGTCGAATTCGGTGTTAGCCGTGCTGACCAGGATGCATTCGCGCTCGCCAGCCAGCAAAAAGCGGCTCGCGCGCAGCGCGACGGCACGTTGGAGGAAGAAATCGTCGGCGTCGACATTCCGCAAAAGAAGGGTGACCCCGTGCGCGTTCTGCTGGACGAACATCCGCGCGAGACGTCGCTCGAAAGCCTCGGCAAGCTCAAAGGCGTCGTCCGCCCTGACGGCAGCGTGACCGCGGGCAATGCGTCCGGTGTCAATGACGGCGCCTGCGCGCTGCTGCTCGCGAACCAGCAGGCGGCGGACCAATACGGCCTGCGGCGCCGCGCGCGCGTGGTGGGCATGGCAACGGCCGGCGTCGAGCCGCGCATCATGGGCATCGGCCCGGCGCCAGCCACGCAAAAGCTGCTCAGGCAACTCGGCATGACGCTCGAACAGTTCGATGTGATCGAACTCAACGAAGCGTTTGCGTCGCAAGGGCTGGCCGTGCTGCGCACACTTGGTTTGCGCGACGACGACCCGCGCGTCAACCCGAACGGCGGCGCTATCGCGCTCGGTCATCCGCTCGGCGCATCCGGCGCGCGCCTGATCACCACCGCGTTGTATCAACTGGAACGGACTAACGGCCGTTTCGCGCTGTGCACGATGTGCATCGGCGTCGGCCAAGGCATCGCGCTGGTCATCGAGCGGCTTTAA
- the paaG gene encoding 2-(1,2-epoxy-1,2-dihydrophenyl)acetyl-CoA isomerase PaaG, protein MSYEAIQLDIDTSSNVATITLNRPDKLNSFTRAMHRELSAALDEVEASGARALVLTGAGRGFCAGQDLADLDFTPGAMTDLGGLIDEYFNPLIRRLQALPLPVIAAVNGTAAGAGANLALACDLVLASRSASFIQAFVKIGLVPDSGGTWFLPQRVGMARALGLAITGDKLSAEKAESWGLIWQVLDDAELAATATKLATQLAQQPTRAIAAIKQAMRAGSTQTLDQQLDLERDLQRELGASHDYAEGVQAFIEKRAPRFEGR, encoded by the coding sequence ATGTCGTATGAAGCGATCCAGCTGGACATCGACACATCGAGCAATGTCGCCACCATCACCCTGAATCGCCCGGACAAGCTCAACAGCTTTACGCGCGCGATGCATCGGGAATTGAGCGCGGCGCTCGACGAGGTCGAAGCATCCGGCGCTCGCGCTCTCGTGTTGACCGGTGCGGGCCGCGGCTTCTGCGCCGGCCAGGATCTCGCCGACCTCGACTTCACGCCAGGCGCGATGACCGATCTCGGCGGCCTGATCGACGAATACTTCAATCCTCTGATCCGCCGCCTGCAGGCACTTCCGTTGCCGGTGATCGCCGCCGTAAATGGCACGGCCGCCGGCGCAGGCGCGAATCTCGCGCTCGCCTGCGATCTCGTGCTCGCGTCGCGTTCCGCGAGCTTCATTCAGGCGTTCGTGAAGATCGGCCTCGTGCCCGATTCGGGCGGCACGTGGTTCCTGCCCCAGCGCGTCGGCATGGCACGCGCGTTGGGGCTCGCCATCACTGGCGACAAACTCAGTGCCGAGAAAGCGGAAAGCTGGGGCTTGATCTGGCAGGTGCTAGACGATGCCGAACTCGCCGCGACCGCCACCAAACTGGCGACCCAGCTCGCCCAGCAGCCAACGCGCGCGATCGCGGCGATCAAGCAGGCTATGCGCGCGGGCTCGACCCAGACGCTCGATCAGCAACTTGACCTCGAGCGCGATCTGCAGCGCGAACTCGGCGCTTCTCACGACTACGCGGAAGGCGTCCAGGCGTTCATCGAAAAGCGCGCGCCGCGCTTCGAGGGGCGTTGA
- the paaI gene encoding hydroxyphenylacetyl-CoA thioesterase PaaI produces the protein MSTQTTRPDQMTPDELARATAAAMYENDACSRALGLEILEVRPGYARLRMAVREDFLNGHQICHGGLIFTLADSTFAFACNTYNINTVAAGCSIEFLRPVYGDDVLSAEAVEQTLSGRTGIYDIRVTNRAGETVAMFRGKSAQIKGTLIPTGN, from the coding sequence ATGTCCACGCAAACCACTCGCCCCGACCAAATGACGCCCGACGAACTCGCCCGCGCTACCGCCGCCGCGATGTATGAGAACGACGCGTGCAGCCGCGCGCTCGGACTGGAAATACTCGAAGTACGGCCTGGCTATGCGCGGCTGCGCATGGCGGTGCGCGAAGATTTCCTGAACGGCCACCAGATCTGCCACGGCGGCCTGATTTTTACGCTCGCGGATTCGACCTTCGCATTTGCCTGCAACACCTACAACATCAACACGGTCGCGGCCGGCTGTTCGATCGAATTTCTGCGGCCCGTGTACGGCGACGACGTGCTGAGCGCGGAAGCGGTCGAGCAGACATTGAGCGGACGCACCGGCATCTACGATATCCGCGTGACGAATCGCGCCGGGGAAACCGTCGCGATGTTTCGCGGCAAGTCAGCGCAAATCAAGGGCACCCTGATTCCGACCGGTAACTAA
- the paaK gene encoding phenylacetate--CoA ligase PaaK gives MSTALPLDPIETASRDELAALQLERLKWSLNHAYENSPVYQRKFDEAGVHPSELKTLADLARFPFTTKKDLRDNYPFGMFAVPQEQISRIHASSGTTGKPTVVGYTARDIDTWANLVARSVRAAGARRGDKVHVSYGYGLFTGGLGAHYGAERAGLTVIPFGGGQTEKQVQLIQDFRPDIIMVTPSYMLSIADELERQGVDPATCSLRIGIFGAEPWTNDMRQAIEKRMGIDAVDIYGLSEVIGPGVASECVETKDGPTIWEDHFYPEIIDPETGEVLPDGELGELVFTSLTKEALPIIRYRTRDLTRLLPGTARTMRRMEKITGRSDDMMIVRGVNVFPTQIEELLLKQHALAPHYQIVLTKEGPLDVLTLNVEPCPESAPDAAALSAAKNALAYDIKALIGVSAVINVLAVNGIERSVGKARRVVDKRKSGL, from the coding sequence ATGAGCACCGCCCTTCCCCTCGACCCGATCGAGACCGCCAGCCGCGACGAGCTCGCCGCGCTCCAACTTGAACGGCTCAAATGGTCGCTGAACCATGCGTACGAAAACTCGCCCGTGTATCAGCGCAAGTTCGACGAAGCGGGTGTTCATCCGAGCGAGCTCAAGACGCTCGCGGACCTCGCCCGCTTCCCGTTCACCACCAAGAAGGACCTGCGCGATAACTACCCGTTCGGAATGTTCGCCGTGCCGCAGGAGCAGATTTCGCGGATCCATGCGTCGTCCGGCACGACCGGCAAGCCGACCGTCGTCGGCTATACCGCGCGCGACATCGACACGTGGGCGAATCTTGTCGCACGCTCGGTGCGCGCCGCCGGTGCAAGACGTGGCGACAAAGTGCACGTGAGCTACGGCTACGGTCTCTTCACCGGCGGCCTCGGCGCGCACTACGGCGCGGAGCGCGCGGGGCTCACCGTGATCCCGTTTGGCGGCGGCCAGACCGAGAAGCAGGTGCAACTGATTCAGGATTTCCGCCCGGACATCATCATGGTGACGCCGAGCTACATGCTGTCGATCGCCGACGAGCTCGAACGTCAAGGTGTCGATCCGGCCACCTGCTCGCTGCGCATCGGCATCTTCGGCGCAGAGCCGTGGACCAACGACATGCGTCAAGCGATCGAAAAACGCATGGGCATCGACGCGGTCGACATCTACGGTCTCTCTGAAGTGATCGGCCCGGGCGTCGCGTCGGAGTGCGTCGAGACGAAAGACGGCCCGACGATCTGGGAAGATCATTTCTATCCCGAGATCATCGATCCGGAGACCGGCGAGGTGCTGCCCGATGGCGAACTCGGCGAGTTGGTGTTCACGTCACTGACGAAAGAAGCGCTGCCGATCATCCGCTATCGCACGCGCGACCTCACGCGCCTGCTGCCGGGTACCGCGCGCACGATGCGGCGCATGGAGAAGATCACCGGCCGCTCGGACGACATGATGATCGTGCGCGGCGTCAACGTGTTCCCGACGCAGATCGAGGAACTGCTGCTCAAGCAGCACGCGCTCGCGCCGCACTATCAGATCGTGCTGACGAAGGAAGGTCCGCTCGACGTTTTGACGTTGAACGTCGAACCGTGCCCGGAAAGCGCGCCGGATGCGGCGGCGCTGAGCGCCGCAAAAAACGCGCTGGCGTATGACATCAAGGCGCTGATCGGTGTGAGCGCGGTGATCAATGTGCTGGCGGTGAACGGCATCGAACGCTCGGTAGGCAAGGCTCGGCGCGTGGTCGACAAACGCAAGTCCGGGCTTTGA
- the mltA gene encoding murein transglycosylase A, which translates to MRFVRRASGWLGALSVAVLLASCGGGGAIRPSPPSGAAIIPGQIASTRLTAVAWQQVPGWQDDSLIGATAALRQNCVRLAREPRWSRACAAAAQIDDLDVTSARAFFEAYFTPFQLANSDGTLDGLVTGYYEPLLRGSRTRHGVYQTALYRWPAGYRAGESLPARAQLERTGVLNGNELVWVDDPIEAFFLQVQGSGRIVMEDGSVMRVGFGGTNNQPYKSIGRWLLDRGEITPAQATMQGIKAWARANPTRVDALLDTNPRFVFFREMPSAESTPGGGADGPIGALGVPLTPERSIAVDPSAIPLGTPVFLQTTRPLTNSPMNRLVFAQDTGSAIKGSVRADYFWGLGDDAGDLAGKMKQGGRMWLLLPNS; encoded by the coding sequence ATGCGTTTTGTCCGACGGGCCAGCGGCTGGCTCGGAGCGTTGTCGGTTGCGGTATTGCTCGCGTCCTGCGGTGGTGGCGGCGCGATCCGGCCTTCACCGCCGAGCGGAGCAGCGATTATCCCCGGTCAGATTGCCTCGACACGATTGACAGCGGTTGCCTGGCAACAGGTGCCGGGCTGGCAGGACGACTCGCTGATCGGCGCGACGGCCGCGCTGCGGCAAAACTGTGTGCGGCTCGCGCGTGAGCCTAGATGGTCGCGTGCCTGCGCGGCCGCCGCGCAAATCGACGATCTCGACGTCACCAGTGCACGGGCATTCTTCGAGGCCTACTTCACGCCCTTTCAATTAGCGAATAGCGACGGCACGCTCGACGGCCTCGTCACCGGCTACTACGAGCCGCTGCTACGCGGTTCGCGCACCCGGCATGGCGTCTATCAGACAGCGCTGTACCGCTGGCCCGCCGGCTATCGCGCGGGCGAGTCGCTGCCGGCGCGCGCGCAGCTCGAGCGCACGGGCGTGCTCAATGGCAACGAACTCGTGTGGGTCGACGACCCGATCGAAGCATTCTTCCTGCAGGTGCAGGGCTCCGGGCGCATCGTGATGGAAGACGGCAGCGTGATGCGCGTCGGCTTTGGCGGCACCAACAATCAACCGTACAAGTCGATCGGGCGCTGGCTGCTCGATCGTGGCGAAATCACGCCCGCGCAGGCGACGATGCAAGGCATCAAGGCATGGGCGCGCGCGAACCCGACGCGCGTCGATGCGCTGCTCGATACGAATCCGCGTTTCGTGTTTTTCCGTGAGATGCCGTCGGCCGAAAGCACGCCGGGCGGCGGCGCGGATGGTCCGATCGGTGCGCTCGGCGTGCCGCTGACGCCGGAACGTTCGATCGCGGTCGACCCGAGCGCAATTCCGCTCGGTACGCCGGTGTTCCTGCAGACCACCCGTCCGTTGACGAATTCGCCGATGAACCGCCTCGTATTTGCCCAGGACACCGGCAGCGCGATCAAAGGCAGCGTGCGTGCCGACTACTTCTGGGGACTGGGTGACGACGCCGGCGATCTGGCGGGCAAGATGAAGCAGGGCGGCCGGATGTGGTTGCTGCTGCCGAATTCGTAG
- the apaG gene encoding Co2+/Mg2+ efflux protein ApaG: MSQYEFSVSAQVQYLPEESDPERRQYAFAYTLTIRNTGQVPAQLIARHWVITDSDNTVQEVKGLGVVGHQPLLKPGEHFEYTSWAVIATPVGTMRGDYFCVAEDGERFDAPVPEFVLRMPRTLH, encoded by the coding sequence ATGAGCCAGTACGAATTCAGCGTCTCGGCGCAGGTGCAATATCTGCCGGAAGAGTCGGACCCGGAGCGCCGCCAGTACGCCTTTGCCTACACGCTGACCATCCGCAACACCGGCCAGGTGCCCGCCCAGTTGATCGCGCGTCATTGGGTCATCACCGATAGCGACAACACGGTGCAGGAAGTGAAAGGTCTCGGTGTGGTCGGGCATCAGCCGCTGCTCAAACCGGGCGAGCATTTCGAATACACGAGTTGGGCCGTGATCGCGACGCCGGTCGGCACGATGCGCGGCGATTACTTCTGCGTGGCCGAGGACGGCGAGCGCTTCGATGCGCCGGTGCCGGAGTTCGTATTGCGCATGCCGCGTACGCTGCATTGA
- the rpe gene encoding ribulose-phosphate 3-epimerase translates to MTQFRIAPSILSADFARLGEEVRNVVAAGADWIHFDVMDNHYVPNLTIGPLVCEAIRPHVDVPIDVHLMVRPVDRIVPDFAKAGANVISFHPEGSDHIDRTLSLIRDHGCKAGLVFNPATSLNYLDHVMDKIDLVLIMSVNPGFGGQSFIPEALNKLREARKRIDAYNERTGRDIHLEVDGGVKVDNIAEIAAAGADTFVAGSAIFGQPDHKVVIDKMRAALATVQR, encoded by the coding sequence ATGACGCAATTCCGCATCGCTCCCAGCATTCTGTCCGCCGATTTCGCCCGCCTGGGCGAAGAGGTCCGCAACGTGGTCGCCGCCGGCGCCGACTGGATCCACTTCGACGTGATGGACAATCACTACGTGCCGAACCTCACTATCGGCCCGCTCGTTTGCGAAGCCATTCGCCCGCACGTCGACGTGCCGATCGACGTGCATCTGATGGTGCGTCCGGTCGATCGCATCGTGCCGGACTTCGCGAAAGCCGGTGCGAATGTGATCAGCTTCCATCCGGAAGGCTCGGATCACATCGATCGCACGCTGTCGCTGATCCGCGATCACGGCTGCAAGGCCGGCCTCGTGTTCAACCCGGCGACGTCGCTGAACTACCTCGATCACGTGATGGATAAGATCGACCTGGTGCTGATCATGTCGGTCAATCCGGGTTTCGGCGGTCAGTCGTTCATCCCCGAGGCGCTGAACAAACTGCGTGAAGCGCGTAAGCGCATCGACGCGTACAACGAGCGCACCGGCCGCGACATCCACCTCGAAGTGGACGGCGGCGTGAAGGTCGACAACATCGCCGAAATCGCGGCGGCCGGCGCGGACACGTTCGTGGCCGGCTCGGCGATCTTCGGCCAGCCCGATCACAAGGTCGTGATCGACAAGATGCGCGCCGCCCTCGCCACCGTTCAGCGTTGA
- a CDS encoding phosphoglycolate phosphatase, giving the protein MTAPHPYAAPTFTGPRLEAAIIDLDGTMVDTADDFTAGLNGMLAQLDAAETSREEVIDYVGKGSEHLIQSVLAQRFEAGHAQERFEEALAIYQVEYEKINGVHTRLYPDVEAGLRAMRDAGLKLACVTNKPHRFAIELLQQYGLAQYFSVVLGGDSLAKKKPDPLPMLTAAAQLGVEAGATVAIGDSENDALAGRAAGMATLTVPYGYNHGQAIQTIKSDGIVASLLDAAKAIAAHQSTT; this is encoded by the coding sequence ATGACTGCTCCGCACCCTTACGCCGCCCCCACCTTCACCGGCCCGCGCCTCGAAGCCGCGATCATCGACCTCGACGGCACGATGGTCGACACCGCCGACGACTTCACCGCCGGCCTGAACGGCATGCTGGCCCAGCTCGACGCCGCCGAAACCTCGCGCGAGGAAGTGATCGACTATGTCGGCAAGGGTTCGGAGCATCTGATTCAAAGCGTGCTCGCGCAGCGCTTCGAAGCCGGCCACGCCCAGGAGCGCTTCGAGGAAGCGCTCGCGATCTATCAGGTGGAATACGAGAAGATCAACGGTGTGCATACGCGGCTGTATCCCGACGTCGAAGCCGGTTTGCGCGCAATGCGCGACGCCGGCCTGAAGCTCGCGTGCGTGACCAACAAGCCGCACCGCTTCGCGATCGAACTGCTGCAACAGTACGGCCTTGCGCAATATTTCAGCGTCGTGCTGGGCGGCGACAGCCTCGCGAAAAAGAAGCCCGACCCGCTGCCGATGCTCACCGCCGCCGCGCAACTGGGTGTCGAAGCGGGTGCCACGGTCGCGATCGGCGATTCCGAAAACGACGCGCTGGCGGGCCGCGCGGCCGGCATGGCGACGCTCACGGTGCCCTACGGTTACAACCACGGCCAAGCTATACAAACGATAAAATCCGATGGTATAGTTGCCTCGCTGCTCGACGCCGCCAAGGCGATCGCAGCGCACCAATCCACGACTTGA
- the trpE gene encoding anthranilate synthase component I encodes MTELEFQSLANEGFNRIPLIAEALADLETPLSLYLKLAQTERNGANSFLLESVVGGERFGRYSFIGLPARTVVRTRNGMSEVVRDGKIVETHDGDPLAFIQQFQARFKVAQRPGLPRFTGGLAGYFGYDAVRYIEKKLAHSAPQDDLNLPDIQLLLTEEVAVIDNLAGKLYLVIYVDPTQPEAYTKAKHRLRELRQRLRATVAPPVTSASVRTETHREFAKDDYLAAVRKAKEYIAAGELMQVQVGQRLIKPYRDNPLSLYRALRSLNPSPYMYYYNFGDFHVVGASPEILVRQEKRGEDRIVTIRPLAGTRPRGNTPERDAELATELLNDPKEIAEHVMLIDLARNDVGRIAQIGSVVVTDKMVIEKYSHVQHIVSSVEGKLKAGTTNFDVLRATFPAGTLSGAPKVRAMELIDELEPVKRGLYGGAVGYLSFTGEMDLAITIRTGVIANGNLYVQAAAGVVADSVPESEWQETENKARAVLRAAEQVQDGLDSDF; translated from the coding sequence ATGACCGAACTCGAATTCCAGTCCCTCGCCAACGAGGGTTTCAACCGCATCCCGCTGATCGCCGAAGCGCTCGCCGACCTCGAAACGCCGCTGTCGCTGTATCTGAAGCTCGCGCAGACCGAGCGCAACGGCGCGAACTCGTTCCTGCTCGAATCAGTGGTGGGCGGTGAGCGTTTCGGACGCTATTCGTTCATCGGCCTGCCGGCGCGCACTGTAGTGCGCACGCGCAACGGCATGTCGGAAGTGGTGCGCGACGGCAAGATCGTCGAAACGCACGACGGCGATCCGCTCGCTTTCATCCAGCAGTTCCAGGCGCGCTTCAAGGTCGCGCAACGCCCGGGGCTGCCGCGCTTCACGGGCGGTCTCGCCGGTTACTTCGGCTATGACGCGGTCCGCTACATCGAGAAAAAGCTCGCGCACAGCGCGCCGCAAGACGATCTGAACCTGCCAGACATCCAGTTGCTGCTGACCGAAGAAGTCGCGGTGATCGACAACCTCGCGGGCAAGCTGTATCTGGTTATCTACGTGGATCCGACCCAGCCCGAGGCCTACACGAAAGCGAAGCACCGGCTGCGCGAATTGCGTCAGCGGCTGCGCGCGACGGTTGCGCCGCCGGTCACGTCGGCGAGCGTGCGCACCGAGACCCACCGCGAGTTCGCGAAAGACGATTACCTCGCCGCCGTGCGCAAGGCGAAGGAATACATCGCAGCCGGCGAACTGATGCAGGTACAGGTCGGCCAGCGCCTGATCAAGCCGTACCGCGACAATCCGCTGTCGCTGTACCGCGCGCTGCGCTCGCTGAACCCGTCGCCGTATATGTATTACTACAACTTCGGCGATTTCCATGTGGTCGGCGCATCGCCGGAAATTCTGGTGCGCCAGGAAAAGCGCGGCGAAGACCGCATCGTCACGATCCGGCCACTCGCCGGCACGCGTCCGCGCGGCAATACGCCCGAGCGCGACGCCGAACTCGCGACCGAACTGCTGAACGACCCGAAGGAAATCGCCGAGCACGTGATGCTGATCGACCTCGCGCGCAACGACGTCGGCCGCATCGCGCAGATCGGCTCGGTCGTCGTGACCGACAAGATGGTGATCGAAAAGTACTCGCACGTGCAGCACATCGTCAGTTCGGTCGAAGGCAAGCTGAAAGCCGGCACCACCAATTTCGACGTGCTGCGCGCGACGTTCCCGGCCGGCACGCTGTCGGGCGCGCCGAAGGTCCGCGCGATGGAGCTGATCGACGAACTGGAACCCGTGAAGCGCGGCTTGTACGGCGGAGCGGTCGGCTATCTGTCGTTCACCGGTGAAATGGATCTGGCGATCACGATCCGCACCGGCGTGATCGCGAACGGCAATCTGTATGTGCAGGCGGCTGCGGGCGTAGTCGCGGATTCGGTGCCCGAATCCGAATGGCAAGAGACCGAGAACAAGGCACGCGCGGTGTTGCGCGCCGCCGAACAGGTTCAAGACGGCCTCGATAGCGACTTCTGA
- a CDS encoding aminodeoxychorismate/anthranilate synthase component II yields MLLMIDNYDSFTYNLVQYFGELGEDVHTYRNDEITLDEIAKLNPERICLSPGPSNPQHAGITLDVLRTFAGKTPILGVCLGHQAIGEAFGGRVVRAQTIMHGKVSTIETDCKGVFADLPKHFAVTRYHSLAIERESLPDCLEVSAWTEDGEIMGVRHKELAVEGVQFHPESILSEHGHALLENFVKQSKLAASRHA; encoded by the coding sequence ATGCTGCTCATGATCGACAACTACGACTCGTTCACCTACAACCTGGTGCAGTACTTCGGCGAACTCGGCGAAGACGTGCACACCTATCGCAACGACGAAATCACGCTGGATGAAATCGCGAAGCTGAACCCCGAGCGCATCTGCCTGTCGCCCGGCCCGAGCAATCCGCAACACGCGGGCATCACGCTCGACGTGCTGCGCACATTCGCCGGCAAGACGCCGATTCTCGGCGTGTGCCTCGGCCATCAGGCGATCGGCGAGGCATTCGGCGGGCGCGTCGTGCGCGCGCAGACCATCATGCACGGCAAGGTCAGCACGATCGAAACCGACTGCAAGGGCGTGTTCGCCGATCTGCCGAAGCATTTCGCGGTGACGCGCTATCACTCGCTCGCGATCGAGCGCGAATCGCTGCCCGACTGTCTCGAAGTGTCCGCATGGACCGAGGACGGCGAAATCATGGGCGTGCGCCATAAAGAACTCGCGGTCGAAGGCGTACAGTTCCACCCGGAATCGATCCTGTCCGAACACGGCCACGCGCTGCTCGAAAACTTCGTGAAGCAGTCGAAGCTCGCCGCTTCCCGCCACGCCTGA